A single genomic interval of Nonomuraea rubra harbors:
- a CDS encoding non-ribosomal peptide synthetase codes for MSGRLADVLPLSPAQEGLLFHALYGGGDAYVIQARFTLDGEADPARLRAALESLLERHPNLRACFRHKGLDQPVQLVPRSVRVPWTEVEPPADADLERMLEADLLRPFDVTRPPLVRAMLVRRRELVLTMHHLLVDGWSMPILARELATLYAGGPPLPPAPPFHAYLAWLSYQDREEARQAWREALDGLPGPTLLRPGAGAASPRQEAVERELPPELSEAVRRRARAAGVTVNTLVQAAWGLVLARMTGREDVVFGAVVSGRPPEVAGVESMVGLFINTLPVRVRAGEPGLLRRLQDEQARLTPYHHARLADVRRGGGELFDTLLAFENYPRDGLDSQSGLRLTGVHDGTHYPVTVTVVAGERLWLRLGYRPDLVSRAEAEAIAARFVRALGSADLDGAGVLPAEERRLLASWGGAAGDPASEPDATLERPGAAFVRPGAAFERTGAGFGAGAGVGGSVPERFAAQVARTPDAVAVEHGGHPLTYAELDARSDRVAARLSLAPETPVALLMERSPELVVAQLAVLKAGGCYMPLDPGQPRARLDWLLEDSGAQLVLTELNGGEPDQDGPHERVAGFAARAVHPHAAAYVMYTSGSTGTPKGVVVTHANILELASDRRFAEHHRVLLHSPHTFDAATYELWVPLLNGGTTVIAPPGPLSPGTVERARLSAVWLTAELFRTLADLAPGALASVPEIWAGGDVLSPDAVRRLSRHGARVVNGYGPTETTTFATSHPVGPEPGTGPVPIGRPLDGTRVYVLDARLRPAPIGTIGELYIAGTGLARGYLGRAGLTAERFVADPFAVGERMYRTGDLARWTFGGELEFAGRADGQVKIRGYRIEPGEVEAALESCPDVDRAVVTTTAGYADAGHADAGQGGAGARRLVAYVVLRGGGTLERVREHVAARLPKHLLPAQYVLLGHLPLNPHGKVDRTALPAPEPPPRHPAAEPGTPREKELCELFTQILSGTATRPPAETGGIGADSDFFECGGDSLLAMRLTAAIEARLGLRTSIAALFEAPTPAALAVRLDTPAPELDLSPLLTLRAGGDGAPLFCVHPGRGIGWSYTSLLPHLPPGHPVYALQSPVLQDPGYPGPDSMRRMAEDYLARVRAVRHDGPYLLLGHSFGGLLAYEMAARLRADGQEVGLVASLDAVPWPPGTRADPADAEQEALTILLRTRTLHPYAQPGPLERARVFAAVRESEGPLSGLGDDRLSAVADAVAGHLRLAVTYRPSPFDGTVLLFSATAQPGGPPSAVKAERWAPARVRVHDLDCGHSDLLRPGPAAAIAGVLEPILGSM; via the coding sequence GTGAGCGGCAGGCTGGCCGACGTGCTGCCGCTCTCCCCCGCCCAGGAGGGCCTGCTCTTCCACGCCCTGTACGGCGGCGGCGACGCGTACGTGATCCAGGCCAGGTTCACCCTGGACGGCGAGGCCGACCCGGCCAGGCTGCGCGCGGCACTGGAGTCCCTGCTCGAACGCCACCCCAACCTGCGCGCCTGCTTCCGCCACAAGGGCCTCGACCAGCCGGTGCAGCTCGTCCCGCGCAGCGTCCGTGTCCCGTGGACGGAGGTGGAGCCGCCGGCGGACGCCGACCTGGAGCGGATGCTGGAGGCGGACCTGCTGCGGCCGTTCGACGTGACGAGGCCACCGCTGGTGCGGGCCATGCTCGTGCGGCGGCGCGAGCTGGTGCTGACGATGCACCACCTGCTGGTGGACGGCTGGTCGATGCCGATCCTGGCCCGCGAGCTGGCCACCCTGTACGCGGGCGGGCCCCCGCTGCCGCCCGCGCCGCCGTTCCACGCCTACCTGGCGTGGCTCAGCTACCAGGATCGCGAGGAGGCGCGGCAGGCCTGGCGTGAGGCGCTCGACGGCCTGCCGGGTCCCACGCTGCTCAGGCCGGGGGCCGGGGCCGCGAGCCCGCGGCAGGAGGCGGTGGAGCGCGAGCTGCCGCCCGAGCTGAGCGAGGCCGTGCGGCGGCGGGCGCGCGCCGCCGGGGTGACGGTCAACACGCTGGTGCAGGCGGCGTGGGGGCTGGTGCTGGCGCGGATGACCGGGCGCGAGGACGTGGTGTTCGGGGCGGTGGTGTCCGGGCGGCCGCCGGAGGTGGCGGGCGTGGAGTCGATGGTGGGGCTGTTCATCAACACCCTGCCTGTACGCGTCCGGGCCGGCGAGCCCGGGCTGCTGCGGCGGCTGCAGGACGAGCAGGCCCGGCTCACCCCGTACCACCACGCACGCCTGGCGGACGTTCGGCGCGGCGGCGGCGAGCTGTTCGACACCCTGCTGGCCTTCGAGAACTACCCCCGTGACGGCCTGGACTCCCAGAGCGGCCTGCGGCTGACGGGCGTGCACGATGGGACCCACTACCCGGTCACCGTGACGGTGGTGGCGGGTGAGCGGCTGTGGCTGCGGCTCGGCTACCGTCCCGACCTGGTGAGCCGGGCCGAGGCCGAGGCCATCGCCGCCCGGTTCGTGCGGGCGCTGGGGTCGGCGGACCTGGACGGCGCCGGCGTGCTTCCCGCCGAGGAGCGCCGCCTGCTCGCGTCCTGGGGTGGTGCGGCGGGCGACCCGGCATCCGAGCCGGACGCGACGCTCGAACGGCCGGGTGCGGCTTTTGTGCGGCCGGGTGCGGCCTTTGAACGGACAGGGGCGGGTTTCGGGGCGGGCGCGGGCGTCGGCGGGTCGGTGCCGGAGCGGTTCGCGGCGCAGGTGGCGCGGACGCCGGACGCGGTGGCGGTCGAGCACGGCGGCCACCCGCTCACCTACGCCGAGCTGGACGCCCGCTCCGACCGGGTGGCGGCGCGGCTGAGCCTGGCCCCTGAGACACCGGTCGCGCTGCTCATGGAGCGCTCCCCCGAGCTGGTGGTGGCTCAGCTCGCGGTGCTGAAGGCGGGCGGCTGCTACATGCCGCTGGACCCGGGACAGCCGCGGGCCAGGCTGGACTGGCTGCTGGAGGACAGCGGCGCCCAGCTCGTCCTGACGGAGCTGAACGGTGGCGAGCCGGACCAGGACGGCCCGCATGAGCGGGTGGCCGGGTTCGCGGCACGGGCCGTGCATCCGCATGCCGCCGCGTACGTCATGTACACCTCCGGCTCCACGGGCACGCCCAAGGGCGTCGTCGTCACCCACGCGAACATCCTGGAGCTGGCCTCCGACCGGCGCTTCGCGGAACACCACCGGGTCCTGCTGCACAGCCCGCACACGTTCGACGCGGCCACGTACGAGCTGTGGGTGCCGCTGCTCAACGGCGGCACCACGGTCATCGCCCCGCCCGGCCCCCTCAGCCCCGGCACCGTCGAACGGGCCCGGCTCAGCGCGGTGTGGCTGACGGCCGAGCTGTTCCGCACCCTGGCCGACCTGGCGCCCGGCGCGCTCGCCAGCGTCCCGGAGATCTGGGCGGGCGGCGACGTCCTCTCACCGGACGCGGTGCGACGGCTGTCCCGGCACGGGGCGCGGGTCGTCAACGGGTACGGGCCGACGGAGACGACGACGTTCGCCACCAGCCACCCGGTCGGCCCCGAGCCTGGGACAGGGCCCGTCCCGATCGGCCGCCCGCTGGACGGCACGCGCGTGTACGTCCTGGACGCCCGCCTGCGCCCCGCCCCGATCGGCACGATCGGCGAGCTGTACATCGCCGGGACCGGCCTGGCACGCGGCTACCTCGGACGTGCCGGGCTGACGGCGGAACGGTTCGTGGCGGATCCGTTCGCGGTGGGCGAGCGCATGTACCGGACCGGGGATCTGGCGCGGTGGACGTTCGGCGGGGAGCTGGAGTTCGCGGGCCGGGCGGACGGCCAGGTGAAGATCCGCGGCTACCGCATCGAACCGGGCGAGGTCGAGGCCGCACTGGAGTCCTGCCCGGACGTGGACCGCGCCGTGGTCACCACCACCGCCGGTTACGCGGATGCCGGTCACGCGGATGCCGGTCAGGGCGGGGCTGGGGCACGGCGGCTGGTCGCGTACGTCGTGCTGCGCGGTGGCGGGACGCTGGAGCGCGTGCGGGAGCACGTCGCGGCGCGCCTGCCGAAGCACCTGCTCCCCGCCCAGTACGTCCTCCTCGGCCACCTCCCCCTCAACCCGCACGGCAAGGTGGACCGCACGGCACTCCCCGCCCCGGAGCCACCGCCCCGCCACCCGGCCGCCGAGCCCGGGACGCCCCGCGAGAAGGAGCTGTGCGAGCTGTTCACGCAGATCCTGAGCGGCACGGCCACACGTCCTCCCGCGGAGACAGGAGGCATCGGCGCGGACTCGGACTTCTTCGAGTGCGGCGGCGACTCGCTGCTCGCCATGCGCCTGACGGCCGCCATCGAGGCCAGGCTCGGCCTCCGCACCTCCATAGCCGCCCTGTTCGAGGCCCCCACCCCGGCGGCGCTCGCCGTCCGCCTCGACACGCCCGCACCGGAGCTGGACCTGTCGCCGCTGCTGACACTGCGCGCCGGGGGTGACGGGGCGCCGCTGTTCTGCGTGCATCCGGGCCGGGGCATCGGCTGGTCCTACACCTCGCTCCTGCCCCACCTGCCGCCGGGCCACCCCGTGTACGCCTTGCAGTCGCCGGTGCTCCAGGACCCCGGGTACCCGGGCCCGGACAGCATGCGGCGGATGGCCGAGGACTACCTGGCGCGGGTGCGGGCCGTCCGCCACGATGGCCCGTACCTGCTGCTGGGGCACTCCTTCGGCGGGCTGCTCGCGTACGAGATGGCCGCCCGCCTGCGCGCGGACGGGCAGGAGGTCGGGCTGGTCGCCTCGCTGGACGCGGTCCCGTGGCCGCCCGGCACGCGGGCGGACCCGGCGGACGCCGAGCAGGAGGCGCTGACGATCCTGCTGCGCACGCGCACCTTGCACCCGTACGCGCAGCCGGGGCCGCTGGAGCGGGCGCGGGTGTTCGCCGCCGTGCGCGAGAGCGAGGGGCCGCTGTCCGGGCTGGGCGACGACCGGCTGTCGGCCGTGGCGGACGCGGTCGCCGGGCATCTGCGGCTGGCCGTCACGTACCGGCCGTCGCCGTTCGACGGGACGGTGCTGCTGTTCTCGGCCACGGCCCAGCCCGGCGGCCCGCCGTCGGCGGTCAAAGCGGAGCGGTGGGCGCCGGCCCGGGTGCGGGTCCACGACCTCGACTGCGGTCACAGCGACCTGCTCAGGCCCGGCCCGGCCGCCGCGATCGCCGGGGTCCTCGAACCGATCCTAGGGAGTATGTGA